The region GAGGTGTGGGCGAGCGGGATCCTCGCGGTGCCACCACACCTTCACCCCCGCCGGAGCGGAGGCCTCGTTCGTCGCCTGGTGACCGGGGCCAGCCGGGCGGGCTCTACTGGGCGTTTCGGCCGTTCTGCCCGCAGCTCGGGAGGGTCTTCACGCACCGGCGCCAGACCGCCTCTCAGCACCGGCGGCTCTCTGCACTGGCGGGTCGGCGCGCTACTCGGCTCCGTCGTCGCTGTTGGCGCTGACCGTAGCACCAGAAACCCTCTCGTGTGACGCCTATTTTCGACATGCCGGTGTCCGGCGTCACAACATCTGCGGCGTGACGCCGGTCGCCCGACGCACATAGACACCCGCCGTCCGGCGTAGGCTCGTTTTCGTGACGATCGAGCACTCCGCGCCGACGACCGGCCAGGCAGCGCGTACCGCAACGGCGGCCCCCGAGGGGCGGCGCCTGCTGCGGATCGAGGCGCGCAACGCCGAGACGCCGATCGAGCGCAAACCGCCATGGATCAAGGTCAAGGCCAAGATGGGGCCGGAGTACACCCAGTTGCGCGGGCTCGTCTCGCGCGAAGGGCTGCACACCGTCTGCCAGGAGGCCGGCTGCCCCAACATCTACGAGTGCTGGGAAGACCGCGAAGCCACCTTCCTCATCGGTGGCGACCAGTGCACCCGGCGCTGCGACTTCTGCCAGATCGACACCGGCAAGCCGGCCGAGTTCGACGCCGACGAGCCGCGTCGCGTCGCCGAGTCGGTGGTCTCGATGGGCCTGCGGTACGCCACCATCACCGGCGTCGCCCGCGACGACCTGCCCGACGGCGGCGCGTGGCTGTACGCCGAGACCGTCCGGCAGATCCACGCCCTGCAGCCCGGCTGCGGCGT is a window of Micromonospora sp. WMMD961 DNA encoding:
- the lipA gene encoding lipoyl synthase — encoded protein: MTIEHSAPTTGQAARTATAAPEGRRLLRIEARNAETPIERKPPWIKVKAKMGPEYTQLRGLVSREGLHTVCQEAGCPNIYECWEDREATFLIGGDQCTRRCDFCQIDTGKPAEFDADEPRRVAESVVSMGLRYATITGVARDDLPDGGAWLYAETVRQIHALQPGCGVELLIPDFNAVPEQLAEVFGSRPEVLAHNVETVPRIFKRIRPAFRYDRSLDVIRQARADGLVTKSNLILGMGEERAEISQALRDLHDAGCELITITQYLRPSPRHHPVTRWVKPEEFVELREEAEEIGFAGVMSGPLVRSSYRAGRLYQQAIDARAAASVVTAG